The following are from one region of the Cloacibacterium sp. TD35 genome:
- a CDS encoding leucine-rich repeat domain-containing protein: protein MKTKLLNSFILFLFLFFINGLTAQYFTENNIYYQITSSTAPLKVKVMNPNGTSGGGYTGDITIPSTVSNGGNTYIVTEIGYRAFYACAGLTSVTIPNSVTFFNSEAFSNCTGLTSVSIPNSVTSIWDWAFYKCSGLTTITIPDSVTFIGDYAFSASGLSSISIPNSFTSIGRGIFRYCTGLTSVSIPNSVTSIGNEAFNGCTELTSISIPDSVTSIGNLAFYNCNKLTSFTSLATTPPSLGSNVFYGTWQKNCALFVPENSKTAYAAASQWNGFKNVNTYLSTTETKNNLLKVYPNPAKDYVVISNISKGENISVYDLSGKILFQTKSIGNSVNINTSAYKNGIYLVKVGENTTKIMVSK, encoded by the coding sequence ATGAAAACAAAACTACTTAATTCTTTTATCCTGTTTCTATTCTTGTTTTTCATCAATGGATTAACAGCACAATATTTCACTGAAAATAATATCTATTATCAAATAACTTCTTCTACTGCGCCTCTTAAAGTAAAGGTAATGAACCCCAATGGAACTAGTGGTGGTGGTTACACAGGAGATATAACAATCCCATCTACTGTTTCCAATGGAGGCAACACATACATTGTCACTGAAATCGGTTATCGAGCATTTTATGCTTGCGCAGGATTAACATCTGTTACCATTCCCAATTCGGTTACTTTTTTTAATTCGGAAGCATTTTCTAATTGCACAGGATTAACATCTGTTTCTATTCCTAATTCTGTTACTTCTATTTGGGATTGGGCATTTTACAAATGTTCAGGATTAACAACTATTACTATTCCTGATTCGGTTACATTTATTGGGGATTATGCTTTTTCTGCTTCAGGATTAAGCTCTATTTCTATTCCTAATTCTTTTACTTCTATTGGTAGAGGCATATTTAGATATTGTACAGGATTAACATCTGTTTCTATTCCTAATTCTGTTACCTCTATTGGTAATGAGGCATTTAATGGTTGTACTGAATTAACCTCTATTTCTATTCCTGATTCAGTTACCTCTATTGGGAATTTAGCATTTTATAATTGCAATAAATTAACATCCTTTACATCTTTGGCAACAACTCCTCCAAGTCTTGGAAGTAATGTGTTTTACGGGACATGGCAGAAAAATTGCGCCCTTTTTGTTCCTGAGAATTCTAAAACAGCTTATGCTGCAGCCTCTCAATGGAATGGTTTTAAAAATGTAAACACTTATCTATCAACAACAGAAACAAAGAATAATCTTTTGAAAGTTTATCCTAATCCTGCAAAAGACTATGTGGTAATTTCTAACATTTCAAAAGGAGAAAATATTAGTGTTTACGATTTATCTGGTAAAATATTGTTTCAAACTAAATCTATCGGAAACTCTGTAAACATTAATACATCAGCTTACAAAAATGGAATTTACTTGGTTAAAGTAGGAGAAAACACAACAAAAATAATGGTGAGCAAGTAA
- a CDS encoding DUF3820 family protein produces MNPEILKEICEVKMPFGKHAGIVLADLPISYLEWFHRQGMPKGKLGMQLSTIYEIKINGLMDLLTPIRDEVNYEKSKKRVYKF; encoded by the coding sequence ATTAACCCCGAAATATTAAAAGAAATCTGCGAGGTAAAAATGCCTTTCGGAAAACATGCTGGAATCGTTTTGGCAGATTTGCCTATTTCTTACTTAGAATGGTTTCACCGACAAGGAATGCCAAAAGGAAAACTCGGCATGCAACTTTCTACGATTTATGAAATAAAAATCAATGGTTTAATGGATTTACTTACTCCAATTCGTGATGAAGTGAATTATGAAAAATCAAAGAAAAGAGTTTATAAATTTTAG
- a CDS encoding aminotransferase class IV, with protein sequence MSRFIESIKIEDQKAFLLDLHQKRVNQTFAHFGKEGSIDLAKIFKNLEHDEDGLYKLRIVYDLDKKFTTQLIPYAIPEIENFQLVENNSYDYSFKFEDRKEFERMKTKAKTEEIIVVKNNHITDTSYTNILFLKGKEWFTPTTYLLNGVMRQHLLHEKKIKETEITLQNIKEFSHFQLINAMNDFDDMFIYPIERIVNLPESSDYLDV encoded by the coding sequence ATGTCCCGATTCATTGAAAGCATTAAAATAGAAGACCAAAAAGCCTTTTTGCTAGACTTACATCAAAAACGAGTGAACCAAACTTTTGCGCATTTTGGCAAAGAAGGTTCTATAGATTTGGCTAAAATTTTTAAAAATTTAGAACATGATGAAGATGGTTTGTACAAACTGCGCATCGTGTATGATTTAGATAAAAAATTCACTACACAACTCATTCCTTATGCGATTCCCGAAATAGAAAATTTTCAGTTGGTGGAAAATAATTCTTACGATTATTCTTTCAAATTTGAAGATAGAAAGGAATTTGAACGAATGAAAACCAAAGCTAAAACAGAAGAAATCATTGTGGTGAAGAATAATCACATTACGGATACTTCTTATACCAATATTCTTTTTTTGAAAGGTAAAGAATGGTTCACGCCGACTACTTATCTGTTAAACGGTGTGATGCGCCAACATTTGCTTCACGAAAAGAAGATAAAAGAAACCGAAATTACGCTTCAAAACATTAAGGAATTTTCTCACTTTCAGTTGATTAACGCCATGAATGATTTCGATGATATGTTTATTTATCCCATCGAAAGAATTGTAAATTTACCAGAAAGTTCTGATTATCTAGACGTTTAA
- a CDS encoding AI-2E family transporter, with product MHPDQISNNKIRQVFMLAVIIILSAIILYNLSDFLPSLLGAITLYIISRSWNFKLVEEKGWKPWVAALVIILICLVIIVIPTYFTIEVLVNKISDAKAYTESITDFFLKIESYIRAKTGFEILSGGNLEKITGFATQASTAILNTTVNMISIIVGMFFILYFMLTKGRLFERILTSISPLKKANDQKIGEKFTKMVIANAVGIPVVALVQAIVALISYFIFGAPSPLLLFILTFIGSMIPIVGAAIIYVPVGLFMLASGDTFGGLGILAYGFLVVGLVDNVFRFTFLKKLENIHPLNTVFGIILGLKIFGFFGLIFGPILVSITILLMQIYGDEFSEETEDSPNDIVLPESESPLQSKIDIDI from the coding sequence ATGCACCCAGACCAAATCAGCAATAACAAAATCCGTCAAGTTTTCATGTTGGCGGTCATTATAATTCTTTCAGCGATAATATTATACAATCTCAGTGATTTTTTGCCATCATTATTAGGAGCCATCACATTGTATATTATTTCTAGAAGTTGGAATTTTAAACTCGTAGAAGAAAAAGGCTGGAAACCTTGGGTTGCTGCATTGGTCATTATCTTAATTTGTCTAGTCATCATCGTGATTCCCACGTATTTCACTATTGAAGTTTTAGTCAATAAAATAAGTGATGCAAAAGCTTATACAGAGAGTATTACAGATTTCTTTTTAAAAATAGAAAGTTATATTCGTGCCAAAACAGGGTTTGAAATTTTAAGTGGCGGAAATCTAGAAAAAATCACAGGATTTGCTACGCAAGCTTCCACTGCTATTCTGAATACTACAGTTAATATGATTAGTATAATTGTAGGTATGTTTTTCATTTTGTACTTCATGCTTACTAAAGGAAGATTATTCGAAAGAATTCTTACCTCTATTTCTCCTCTAAAGAAAGCGAATGACCAAAAAATTGGCGAAAAATTTACGAAAATGGTAATTGCTAATGCGGTAGGAATTCCAGTTGTAGCACTTGTTCAGGCAATAGTTGCATTGATTAGTTATTTTATTTTTGGCGCCCCAAGTCCTTTATTGTTGTTTATCCTTACTTTTATTGGCAGTATGATTCCGATTGTAGGAGCTGCTATTATTTATGTACCAGTCGGTTTATTTATGCTTGCAAGTGGTGATACTTTTGGCGGACTCGGCATTCTAGCTTATGGATTTTTAGTAGTGGGATTGGTAGATAATGTTTTCAGATTTACTTTTTTGAAAAAACTAGAAAACATCCATCCATTAAATACCGTTTTTGGAATTATTTTAGGACTAAAGATTTTCGGCTTTTTTGGTTTAATATTTGGGCCGATTTTAGTTTCTATCACTATTCTACTGATGCAAATTTATGGAGACGAATTTTCTGAAGAAACAGAAGATTCTCCGAATGACATCGTTCTTCCCGAAAGCGAAAGCCCACTTCAATCAAAAATTGATATTGATATTTAA
- the menD gene encoding 2-succinyl-5-enolpyruvyl-6-hydroxy-3-cyclohexene-1-carboxylic-acid synthase encodes MKQFSSKRSIQILGHVLQQYGINKMVISPGSRNAPLAIHFSELDSFECFSIVDERSAAFVAMGMAKSLKQPIAISCTSGSAATNYYPAVVEAFYQNVPLLVLTADRPTDFVDLFDGQTIRQKDLFQQHSYGDFQLLEDDKENAEEENLKIVKTAIELCFEKQGPVHINIPLTEPLYQYATELPVFPSIEKTIQKRDFEISSTLVSEFNVAKRILILAGTLDKNPKLQSLLSQFVKNHSVVVLTEANSNLYHDKFFNHIDRYVFNYSEEDFKTYAPDLLITIGQNVVSKKVKEFLRKAKPQNHWHIDEFWQPNTYFALTQEIKTKPEIFFSQLLKFAKLEPSAYFNLWDVLRDKKDAKHDEYCKTIDFSDFKIFQILEQKIPSNYNIHISNSSAIRYAELFPYSQNHNIYCNRGTSGIDGSTSTAMGFAMMNENPTILISGELGFFYDINGLWNNYIPPYTRIIVMNNGEGNIFRIIPGPTTSNAIDEFIATKHQKNCENLAKHFGFGYFKVEDEDTLLRVLDNFFKPEAKPKILEINTADIQNAEVLKEYFKFLK; translated from the coding sequence ATGAAACAATTCTCATCAAAACGCAGCATTCAGATTTTAGGGCACGTTCTTCAGCAATATGGTATAAACAAAATGGTAATTTCGCCAGGAAGCAGAAATGCTCCACTTGCTATTCATTTTTCAGAGCTAGATTCTTTTGAATGCTTCAGCATCGTAGACGAAAGAAGCGCTGCTTTTGTAGCGATGGGAATGGCAAAATCGCTTAAACAACCTATTGCAATTTCTTGTACCTCTGGTTCTGCTGCTACCAATTATTATCCTGCTGTGGTAGAAGCATTTTATCAAAACGTTCCTCTTCTAGTACTTACTGCAGACAGACCTACAGATTTTGTGGATTTATTTGATGGGCAAACGATTCGTCAAAAAGATTTGTTTCAACAGCATTCTTACGGAGATTTTCAGCTTTTGGAAGATGACAAAGAAAATGCTGAAGAAGAGAACTTAAAAATCGTAAAAACAGCGATAGAACTGTGTTTCGAGAAACAAGGGCCGGTTCATATCAATATTCCGCTTACAGAACCATTATACCAGTACGCTACAGAATTGCCTGTCTTTCCTAGCATAGAGAAAACCATTCAGAAAAGAGATTTCGAGATTTCCTCTACCCTAGTTTCTGAATTTAATGTAGCTAAAAGAATTTTGATTTTAGCAGGAACGCTTGACAAAAATCCTAAACTCCAAAGTTTATTGTCGCAATTCGTGAAAAATCATTCTGTGGTAGTGCTTACAGAAGCGAATTCTAATCTCTATCACGACAAGTTTTTCAATCATATTGACCGATATGTCTTCAACTACAGCGAAGAAGATTTCAAAACCTACGCTCCAGATTTACTCATTACGATTGGTCAAAACGTAGTTTCTAAAAAAGTGAAAGAATTTTTGAGAAAAGCAAAACCTCAAAATCATTGGCATATTGATGAATTTTGGCAACCGAATACGTATTTTGCTTTAACTCAAGAAATCAAAACAAAACCAGAAATTTTCTTCAGTCAGTTGTTGAAATTTGCCAAGTTAGAACCTTCAGCTTATTTCAATCTTTGGGATGTTCTTCGTGATAAAAAAGATGCAAAACACGATGAATATTGCAAAACAATAGATTTTTCAGATTTTAAAATTTTCCAAATTTTAGAACAAAAAATTCCGAGTAATTACAATATTCATATTTCTAATTCTTCGGCGATTCGCTATGCAGAATTGTTCCCATATTCACAAAATCACAACATTTATTGCAACCGTGGAACCAGCGGAATAGATGGTTCTACTTCTACTGCGATGGGTTTTGCGATGATGAACGAAAATCCTACGATTTTGATTTCTGGCGAACTTGGATTTTTCTATGATATTAATGGACTTTGGAACAATTACATTCCGCCGTACACTAGAATTATCGTGATGAATAACGGTGAAGGAAATATTTTTAGAATTATTCCCGGACCTACAACTTCTAATGCAATAGACGAATTTATTGCGACCAAACATCAGAAAAACTGCGAAAATCTAGCTAAACATTTCGGTTTTGGATATTTTAAAGTGGAAGACGAAGATACTCTGTTAAGAGTTTTAGACAATTTCTTTAAGCCAGAAGCTAAACCAAAAATCTTAGAAATCAACACTGCCGATATTCAAAACGCAGAAGTTTTGAAAGAATATTTTAAGTTCTTGAAGTAA
- a CDS encoding aminodeoxychorismate synthase component I codes for MLKINKQKFSEMDELSLQKVPFFFVIDFLMENVLIFNEEDLRAKKILVDFPSFKNVQKSTFEPKEVSWKSFPQSKEDYQKGFEIVQNHLKLGDSYLINYTCETAIETNLSLEEIFYQSEAKYKILFPENFTFFSPETFVEIKNHEIFTHPMKGTIEASVPNAVYELKNSVKEKAEHYTVVDLLRNDLSMVAEWVKLDEFQRIDFLKTRNKNLYAMSSEISGKVKPEFQNKIGSLMKTLLPAGSILGAPKPKTLEIILEAETYERGFYTGVCGYFDGENLDSCVMIRFIQQNGGNLTFRSGGGITHLSKLADEYQEMKNKIYVPIH; via the coding sequence ATGTTAAAAATCAACAAACAGAAATTTTCAGAAATGGATGAGCTTTCTCTGCAGAAAGTTCCTTTCTTTTTTGTGATTGATTTTTTAATGGAGAATGTGCTCATTTTCAATGAAGAAGATTTGAGAGCCAAGAAAATTTTAGTGGATTTTCCTAGTTTTAAAAATGTTCAAAAATCAACTTTTGAACCAAAAGAAGTCTCGTGGAAATCTTTTCCTCAATCCAAAGAAGATTACCAAAAAGGCTTCGAAATCGTGCAAAATCATTTGAAATTAGGAGATTCTTATTTGATTAATTACACTTGTGAAACGGCAATTGAGACTAATCTTTCTTTAGAAGAAATTTTTTATCAATCTGAAGCAAAGTACAAAATTTTATTCCCAGAGAATTTTACTTTTTTTTCGCCAGAAACTTTTGTAGAAATTAAAAATCATGAGATTTTTACTCATCCTATGAAAGGAACTATTGAAGCTTCTGTTCCAAATGCTGTATATGAACTAAAAAATTCGGTGAAGGAAAAAGCAGAACATTACACTGTAGTAGATTTGCTTAGAAACGATTTGAGCATGGTTGCAGAATGGGTAAAATTAGATGAATTCCAGAGGATAGATTTCTTAAAAACCCGAAACAAAAATCTCTATGCGATGAGTTCTGAAATTTCGGGAAAAGTAAAGCCAGAATTTCAAAATAAAATAGGAAGTTTGATGAAAACCTTACTTCCTGCAGGAAGTATTTTGGGCGCTCCAAAACCCAAAACCTTAGAAATTATATTAGAAGCCGAAACTTATGAAAGAGGCTTTTATACAGGAGTTTGCGGTTATTTTGATGGGGAGAATTTAGATTCTTGTGTGATGATTCGGTTTATTCAACAAAATGGTGGAAATTTAACATTCCGAAGTGGCGGTGGAATTACACATTTGAGTAAATTAGCAGATGAATACCAAGAAATGAAAAACAAAATTTATGTCCCGATTCATTGA